In Sphingopyxis sp. 113P3, one DNA window encodes the following:
- a CDS encoding class II aldolase/adducin family protein codes for MATQLKRNSKYSEAEWTARQELAACYRIFAMMGWDEMIFNHITVKVPDEEGSYLINPYGMHFSEVTASSLIKIDIDGNKVDADNPWHVNKAGFVQHSLFHRELPDAHAIIHTHTTATMAVCGLEGGLQPTNFYACNYMGQLAYHDFEGITVREEEGERLIRNLGDKRILMLRNHGPVVMGRTLPEAFIKYWALQRACEIQLATMSMGKPILVSDDVIKVHQRDLYMAQIPGGAGKAEFDAMVRKVDKIDTSWRD; via the coding sequence ATGGCGACCCAGCTCAAGCGCAACAGCAAATATAGCGAAGCCGAATGGACCGCACGGCAGGAACTCGCCGCCTGCTACCGCATTTTCGCGATGATGGGCTGGGACGAGATGATCTTCAACCATATTACGGTGAAGGTGCCCGACGAGGAGGGCAGCTATCTCATCAATCCCTATGGCATGCATTTCAGCGAGGTCACTGCCTCGAGCCTGATCAAGATCGACATTGACGGCAACAAGGTCGACGCCGACAATCCCTGGCACGTCAACAAGGCAGGATTCGTGCAGCACAGCCTGTTCCACCGCGAACTGCCCGACGCGCACGCAATCATCCACACCCATACAACGGCGACAATGGCGGTCTGCGGGCTCGAAGGCGGGCTCCAGCCCACCAACTTTTACGCCTGCAACTATATGGGCCAGCTCGCCTATCATGATTTTGAAGGCATCACCGTGCGCGAGGAGGAAGGCGAGCGGCTGATCCGCAATCTCGGCGACAAGCGCATCCTGATGCTCCGCAATCATGGTCCTGTCGTCATGGGCCGGACGCTTCCCGAGGCCTTCATCAAATATTGGGCGCTCCAGCGGGCGTGCGAGATCCAGCTGGCGACGATGAGCATGGGCAAGCCGATCCTCGTCAGCGACGATGTGATCAAGGTCCACCAGCGCGACCTGTACATGGCGCAGATCCCGGGCGGCGCGGGCAAGGCCGAGTTCGACGCCATGGTGCGCAAGGTCGACAAGATCGACACGAGCTGGCGTGACTAA